Proteins encoded together in one Falco peregrinus isolate bFalPer1 chromosome 2, bFalPer1.pri, whole genome shotgun sequence window:
- the LOXL3 gene encoding lysyl oxidase homolog 3 isoform X4 — protein sequence MEGIVEVRYKDGWAQICDEGWDSQNSRVVCGMMGFPAEKKVNRNFYKLFTERQQLNYRLHSVSCVGTEVHLSMCTFEFYRGNTSAACRAGMPVVVSCVPGPLFATGNAHKKKQRQQQQGQPRIRLKGGAKVGEGRVEVLKSSEWGTICDDRWNLLSASVVCRELGFGSAKEALTGARMGQGMGPIHMNEVQCLGTEKSLWSCPFKNITQEDCKHTEDAAIRCNIPYMGYENLIRLSGGRSRFEGRVEVAVRAGDGDQPRWGLVCGEGWGTLEAMVACRQLGLGFANHGLQIRLAGGRTAFEGRVEVKRGSKWGTVCSDGWTTKEAMVACRQLGLGYSLHAVTETWYWDASNVTEMVLSGVKCAGHEMSLSHCQHHGTSLNCRNTGTRFAAGVICSETASDLLLHAPLVQETAYIEDRPLHMLYCAAEENCLSSSARLANWPYGHRRLLRFSSQIHNNGRADFRPKAGRHSWVWHECHRHYHSMDIFTHYDILTPNGTKVAEGHKASFCLEDTECEEDVAKRYECANFGEQGITVGCWDLYRHDIDCQWIDITDVKPGNYILQVVINPNFEVAESDFTNNAMKCNCKYDGHRIWVHSCHIGDALSEEANKRFEQYPGQLNNQIS from the exons GCTCTTCACGGAGCGGCAGCAGCTCAACTACCGCCTGCACTCTGTGTCCTGTGTGGGGACGGAGGTGCACCTCTCCATGTGCACCTTCGAGTTCTACAGGGGCAATACCTCGGCCgcctgcagggctggcatgCCCGTGGTCGTCAGCTGTGTGCCTGGGCCCCTCTTTGCCACTGGCAATGCCCACAAGAAGAAGCAGCGCcaacagcagcagggccag ccacGGATCCGGCTGAAGGGCGGCGCCAAGGTCGGCGAAGGCCGTGTCGAGGTGCTCAAGAGCAGTGAGTGGGGCACGATCTGTGACGACCGCTGGAACCTGCTGTCAGCCAGCGTAGTGTGCCGTGAGCTGGGCTTCGGCAGCGCCAAGGAGGCCCTCACTGGGGCACGCATGGGCCAAG GGATGGGGCCCATCCACATGAATGAGGTGCAGTGTCTCGGCACTGAGAAGTCCCTCTGGAGCTGCCCCTTCAAGAACATCACGCAGGAGGACTGCAAGCACACGGAGGATGCGGCCATCCGCTGCAACATCCCCTACATGGGCTACGAGAACCTG attCGGCTGAGCGGGGGCCGGAGCCGCTTTGAGGGGCGGGTCGAGGTGGCGGTGAGGGCTGGCGATGGGGACCAGCCCCGCTGGGGTCTGGTCTGCGGCGAAGGCTGGGGTACGCTGGAGGCGATGGTGGCCTGTCGCCAGCTGGGTCTGGGATTCGCTAACCATGGCTTACAA ATCCGCCTAGCTGGTGGGAGGACGGCGTTTGAGGGCCGCGTGGAGGTGAAGCGAGGCAGTAAGTGGGGCACAGTGTGCAGCGATGGCTGGACCACCAAGGAGGCGATGGTGGCCTGTCGTCAGCTCGGCCTGGGCTACTCCCTGCACGCAGTGACG gagaCATGGTACTGGGATGCCAGCAACGTGACGGAGATGGTGCTGAGCGGGGTGAAGTGCGCCGGCCATGAGATGTCCCTGAGCCACTGCCAGCACCATGGCACCAGCCTGAACTGCAGGAACACGGGCACACGCTTTGCCGCAGGTGTCATCTGCTCTGAGA ctgcctccgACCTGCTGCTGCATGCCCCGCTGGTGCAGGAGACAGCGTACATCGAGGACCGGCCGCTGCACATGCTGTACTGCGCCGCCGAGGAGAACTGCCTCTCCAGCTCGGCCCGCCTGGCCAACTGGCCCTATGGGCACCGTCGCCTGCTCCGCTTCTCCTCCCAGATCCACAACAATGGCCGCGCAGACTTCCGCCCCAAGGCTGGCCGGCACTCCTGGGTCTGGCACGAGTGCCACCG gcactACCACAGCATGGACATCTTCACCCACTACGACATCCTGACCCCCAACGGCACCAAGGTGGCGGAGGGACACAAGGCCAGCTTCTGCCTTGAGGACACGGAGTGCGAGGAAG ACGTGGCCAAGCGGTACGAGTGTGCCAACTTCGGGGAGCAGGGCATCACCGTGGGCTGCTGGGACCTGTACAGGCATGACATCGACTGCCAGTGGATCGACATCACTGATGTCAAGCCAGGCAACTACAtcctgcag GTCGTGATCAACCCCAACTTCGAGGTGGCAGAGAGTGACTTCACCAACAATGCCATGAAATGCAACTGCAAGTACGACGGGCACCGCATCTGGGTGCACAGCTGCCACATCG GCGATGCGCTCAGCGAGGAGGCCAACAAGCGGTTTGAGCAGTACCCGGGTCAGCTCAACAACCAGATTTCATAG
- the HTRA2 gene encoding serine protease HTRA2, mitochondrial: MAALARWARAPLLPGAVRWCRALCGAAEPHPPPPPPSPPLPSAGGRALAAALGAGTAVLVLLWARDGESRRPALPALRAAVPAPPTASPRAAFNFIADVVEKTAPALVYVEIVGRHPFSGRDVPISNGSGFLVSPDGLIVTNAHVVANRRCVRVKLASGEQYDAVVQDVDQVADIATIKIKPKHPLPTLPLGRSSEVRQGEFVVAMGSPFALQNTITSGIVSSAQRGGRELGLTTSDMEYIQTDAAIDFGNSGGPLVNLDGEVIGVNTMKVTSGISFAIPSDRLRKFLQKEEQRKSSWFGNTETKRRYIGVMMLTLTPSILAELKLRDPSFPDVSYGVLIHKVIIGSPAHQAGMKAGDVVLKINGQASRRAEDVYEAVRTQQSLALLVRRGYDTLLVSVVPEVTE, translated from the exons ATGGCGGCGCTGGCACGGTGGGCGCGGGCACCGCTGCTGCCGGGCGCGGTGCGTTGGTGCCGGGCGCTGTGCGGGGCCGCTGAgccccacccgccgccgccgccgccttcccctcctcttccctccgCTGGGGGCCGGGCCTTGGCTGCGGCGCTGGGCGCCGGGACggcagtgctggtgctgctgtgggccCGGGATGGCGAGAGCCGCCGGCCCGCGCTGCCCGCTCTGCGCGCCGCCGTGCCCGCCCCGCCGACCGCCTCGCCCCGCGCCGCCTTCAACTTCATCGCCGACGTGGTGGAGAAGACGGCGCCCGCGCTGGTCTACGTGGAGATCGTGGGCAG GCATCCCTTTTCGGGCCGTGATGTGCCCATCTCTAATGGCTCGGGTTTCCTGGTGTCTCCGGATGGGCTCATTGTGACCAACGCGCACGTGGTGGCAAATCGGCGGTGTGTGCGGGTGAAGCTGGCCAGCGGTGAGCAGTATGATGCTGTGGTGCAAGACGTGGACCAGGTTGCAGACATCGCTACCATCAAGATCAAGCCTAAG CACccgctgcccaccctgccccttGGGCGCTCCTCTGAGGTGCGACAGGGAGAGTTTGTGGTGGCCATGGGCAGCCCGTTCGCCCTGCAGAACACCATCACCTCCGGCATCGTCAGCTCTGCCCAGCGGGGCGGCCGGGAGCTGGGCCTGACCACCTCTGACATGGAGTACATCCAGACTGATGCTGCTATTGAT ttTGGGAACTCCGGGGGCCCCCTCGTCAACTTG GATGGCGAAGTGATTGGGGTGAACACTATGAAGGTGACATCAGGCATCTCTTTTGCCATCCCCTCAGACCGGCTACGGAAGTTCCTGCAAAAGGAGGAGCAGCGCAAAA GCTCTTGGTTTGGCAATACAGAGACGAAGCGCCGTTACATAGGGGTGATGATGCTGACTCTTACACCAAG catcctggctgaGCTGAAGCTGCGTGACCCCAGCTTCCCCGATGTCTCCTACGGAGTGCTAATCCACAAGGTGATCATTGGCTCCCCAGCCCATCA GGCAGGGATGAAGGCAGGTGATGTTGTGCTGAAGATCAATGGGCAGGCATCACGCCGTGCAGAGGATGTGTATGAGGCAGTACGgacacagcagagcctggccttGCTGGTGCGGCGTGGCTACGACACTTTGCTGGTGAGCGTTGTCCCTGAGGTCACGGAGTAG
- the AUP1 gene encoding lipid droplet-regulating VLDL assembly factor AUP1 isoform X1: MEPPAAPGPERLFDSHRFPTDGFLLLALLLYAPVGLCLLVLRLFIGVHVFLVSCALPDSVLRRFIVRVMCSVLGLFVRQSDPRLRDVNVRVYIANHVTQFDHNVINLLTSCNTPALNGAPGFICWSRGFMELGVTGSRAELVDSLKAYSSHRGNPPLLLFPEEAATNGRAGLLRFSSWPFSILDVVQPVALQVQRPLITVSVADSSWITELLWTFFVPFTIYQVRWMPSVPRRAEELSEDFALRVQELLAMELGVVSTRLTAADKTEHMKRLRHTSLLHFAPASSQPLAARPRIPSSLTGVAPEDVRIMAMAQRVKEVLPHVPLEVIRIDLAQTNCVDTTIANLLEGRVPFFPESKEAGTDLPAPSTSQAAAASGVQGSIAVPSSKPATMQFAKSPVERHLSLQERKRALYDYARRRFAEKHGAARPGGSP; the protein is encoded by the exons ATGGAGCCTCCTGCGGCCCCGGGCCCCGAGCGGCTCTTCGACTCGCACCG GTTTCCGACTGATGGGTTTCTGCTTCTGGCCCTGCTGCTCTACGCACCTGTGGGGCTCTGCCTCCTCGTCCTGCGCCTCTTCATTGGTGTACATGTCTTTCTGGTCAGCTGCGCCCTGCCTGACAGTGTGCTGCGACG GTTTATTGTACGTGTGATGTGTTCAGTGCTGGGCTTATTTGTGCGGCAAAGTGATCCCCGGCTTCGTGATGTCAATGTGAGGGTGTATATCGCCAACCACGTGACACAGTTCGATCACAATGTCATCAACCTTCTGACCTCATGTAATACG CCTGCGTTGAATGGTGCCCCTGGTTTCATCTGCTGGTCACGAGGATTCATGGAGCTGGGAGTAACAGGAAGCCGAGCAGAGCTGGTGGATTCGCTGAAGGCATATTCATCCCACAGAGGAAACCCACcgctgctgctgttcccagaGGAGGCTGCCACCAACGGCCGGGCTGGCTTGCTCCGTTTCAG ctcttGGCCGTTCTCAATCTTGGATGTGGTACAGCCAGTTGCCCTACAAGTTCAGAGGCCTTTGATCACTGTG AGCGTGGCTGACTCCTCCTGGATTACAGAGCTGCTCTGGACCTTCTTTGTTCCCTTCACAATATATCAAGTAAG GTGGATGCCGTCTGTCCCCAGACGAGCTGAAGAACTGAGTGAGGATTTTGCGCTCCGAGTTCAGGAG ctcttGGCCATGGAGCTGGGTGTGGTATCCACACGGCTCACTGCAGCAGATAAAACTGAACACATGAAGAGGCTGAGACACACATCGCTTCTCCACTTTGCCCCAG CCTCGagccagcccctggcagccaggCCCAGGATACCTTCCAGCCTGACTGGTGTTGCTCCTGAGGATGTGCGGATCATGGCAATGGCACAGCGGGTCAAGGAGGTGCTGCCTCATGTGCCTCTGGAGGTCATCAGGATAGACCTGG CCCAAACCAACTGTGTGGATACCACTATTGCCAACTTGCTGGAGGGGAGAGTACCCTTCTTTCCTGAAAGTAAGGAGGCTGGTACTGACCTGCCTGCCCCGTCTAcctcccaggctgcagctgcttctggtgTCCAGGGCTCCATAGCTGTGCCTTCTTCCAAG CCAGCTACAATGCAATTTGCAAAGTCCCCTGTGGAGCGGCACCTGTCCTTGCAGGAGCGGAAACGAGCGTTGTACGACTATGCCAGGAG GAGGTTCGCGGAGAAgcacggcgcggcgcggcccggcggcagcccctga
- the AUP1 gene encoding lipid droplet-regulating VLDL assembly factor AUP1 isoform X2, producing MEPPAAPGPERLFDSHRFPTDGFLLLALLLYAPVGLCLLVLRLFIGVHVFLVSCALPDSVLRRFIVRVMCSVLGLFVRQSDPRLRDVNVRVYIANHVTQFDHNVINLLTSCNTPALNGAPGFICWSRGFMELGVTGSRAELVDSLKAYSSHRGNPPLLLFPEEAATNGRAGLLRFSSWPFSILDVVQPVALQVQRPLITVSVADSSWITELLWTFFVPFTIYQLLAMELGVVSTRLTAADKTEHMKRLRHTSLLHFAPASSQPLAARPRIPSSLTGVAPEDVRIMAMAQRVKEVLPHVPLEVIRIDLAQTNCVDTTIANLLEGRVPFFPESKEAGTDLPAPSTSQAAAASGVQGSIAVPSSKPATMQFAKSPVERHLSLQERKRALYDYARRRFAEKHGAARPGGSP from the exons ATGGAGCCTCCTGCGGCCCCGGGCCCCGAGCGGCTCTTCGACTCGCACCG GTTTCCGACTGATGGGTTTCTGCTTCTGGCCCTGCTGCTCTACGCACCTGTGGGGCTCTGCCTCCTCGTCCTGCGCCTCTTCATTGGTGTACATGTCTTTCTGGTCAGCTGCGCCCTGCCTGACAGTGTGCTGCGACG GTTTATTGTACGTGTGATGTGTTCAGTGCTGGGCTTATTTGTGCGGCAAAGTGATCCCCGGCTTCGTGATGTCAATGTGAGGGTGTATATCGCCAACCACGTGACACAGTTCGATCACAATGTCATCAACCTTCTGACCTCATGTAATACG CCTGCGTTGAATGGTGCCCCTGGTTTCATCTGCTGGTCACGAGGATTCATGGAGCTGGGAGTAACAGGAAGCCGAGCAGAGCTGGTGGATTCGCTGAAGGCATATTCATCCCACAGAGGAAACCCACcgctgctgctgttcccagaGGAGGCTGCCACCAACGGCCGGGCTGGCTTGCTCCGTTTCAG ctcttGGCCGTTCTCAATCTTGGATGTGGTACAGCCAGTTGCCCTACAAGTTCAGAGGCCTTTGATCACTGTG AGCGTGGCTGACTCCTCCTGGATTACAGAGCTGCTCTGGACCTTCTTTGTTCCCTTCACAATATATCAA ctcttGGCCATGGAGCTGGGTGTGGTATCCACACGGCTCACTGCAGCAGATAAAACTGAACACATGAAGAGGCTGAGACACACATCGCTTCTCCACTTTGCCCCAG CCTCGagccagcccctggcagccaggCCCAGGATACCTTCCAGCCTGACTGGTGTTGCTCCTGAGGATGTGCGGATCATGGCAATGGCACAGCGGGTCAAGGAGGTGCTGCCTCATGTGCCTCTGGAGGTCATCAGGATAGACCTGG CCCAAACCAACTGTGTGGATACCACTATTGCCAACTTGCTGGAGGGGAGAGTACCCTTCTTTCCTGAAAGTAAGGAGGCTGGTACTGACCTGCCTGCCCCGTCTAcctcccaggctgcagctgcttctggtgTCCAGGGCTCCATAGCTGTGCCTTCTTCCAAG CCAGCTACAATGCAATTTGCAAAGTCCCCTGTGGAGCGGCACCTGTCCTTGCAGGAGCGGAAACGAGCGTTGTACGACTATGCCAGGAG GAGGTTCGCGGAGAAgcacggcgcggcgcggcccggcggcagcccctga
- the LOC106112640 gene encoding BCL2/adenovirus E1B 19 kDa protein-interacting protein 3-like isoform X1, which yields MACAGDDGSWVELRCGPGCPEPGPSRFSSCHADIEQMLLEAQLETESGDCAMLMLGSPAWDDNGASQASEQPGKSELLPSCSQPQPGCPHPRQRDVPEEAERRERRLPASLGWTCAHHPQHLSPKEFAFVCSPQPVLWSLQGGAVGRKKRLFSSELLLLFIPSLLLSHVLTLGLGIYIGKRLAASSANPL from the exons ATGGCGTGCGCCGGAGACGACG GCTCCTGGGTGGAGCTGCGGTGTGGCCCAGGGTGCCCCGAGCCTGGGCCCTCGCGGTTCTCCTCCTGCCACGCCGACATagagcagatgctgctggaggCCCAGCTGGAGACGGAGAGTGGTGACTG TGCCATGCTcatgctgggctccccagcctGGGATGACAACGGAGCCAGCCAGGCGAGTGAGCAGCCTGGGAAGAGTGAGCTGCTCCcttcctgcagccagccccagccgggctgcccccacccccgACAG CGGGATGTGCCAGAGGAAGCCGAGCGGAGGGAGCGACGCCTGCCTGCATCCCTTGGCTGGACCTGTGCCCACCACCCTCAGCATCTGTCTCCAAA GGAGTTTGCCTTTGTGTGCTCCCCCCAGCCAGTGCTGTGGAGCCTGCAGGGAGGTGCAgtggggagaaagaagagacttttcagttcagagctgctgctgctcttcatcCCCTCGCTGCTGCTCAGCCACGTGCTGACCTTGGGACTGGG GATCTACATTGGGAAGCGGCTGGCAGCCTCCTCAGCAAACCCGCTGTGA
- the LOC106112640 gene encoding uncharacterized protein LOC106112640 isoform X2, with the protein MACAGDDGSWVELRCGPGCPEPGPSRFSSCHADIEQMLLEAQLETESGDCAMLMLGSPAWDDNGASQASEQPGKSELLPSCSQPQPGCPHPRQRDVPEEAERRERRLPASLGWTCAHHPQHLSPNQCCGACREVQWGERRDFSVQSCCCSSSPRCCSATC; encoded by the exons ATGGCGTGCGCCGGAGACGACG GCTCCTGGGTGGAGCTGCGGTGTGGCCCAGGGTGCCCCGAGCCTGGGCCCTCGCGGTTCTCCTCCTGCCACGCCGACATagagcagatgctgctggaggCCCAGCTGGAGACGGAGAGTGGTGACTG TGCCATGCTcatgctgggctccccagcctGGGATGACAACGGAGCCAGCCAGGCGAGTGAGCAGCCTGGGAAGAGTGAGCTGCTCCcttcctgcagccagccccagccgggctgcccccacccccgACAG CGGGATGTGCCAGAGGAAGCCGAGCGGAGGGAGCGACGCCTGCCTGCATCCCTTGGCTGGACCTGTGCCCACCACCCTCAGCATCTGTCTCCAAA CCAGTGCTGTGGAGCCTGCAGGGAGGTGCAgtggggagaaagaagagacttttcagttcagagctgctgctgctcttcatcCCCTCGCTGCTGCTCAGCCACGTGCTGA